Within the Naumovozyma dairenensis CBS 421 chromosome 9, complete genome genome, the region GTCGACATCGTCAGTATTGTTTCGACGGCAAAAGACAAAAGGATGCCACAATTTTCAGTTCCGTTTCATTTTCGCAAAGCTTCGAGAATTATATTTCCTTGAAGAAAAGGGGGCTTTTATTTGTACGGGACTTTGTTAGAGCATCCTCGAGAAATGccaagaataatatttcaacaaTACCTATTCATTCATGGAGTCAATTAAGCCCAGAAGGATATCACGTTATCCTCGTTTAaaagtttatatataactGTATACTATGTATTTTTGAGAGAAGACAATTATTCATGGTCTGTACATTTTCGTTGTATcctgaagaaattgaataaagataGATAATCTATATAACTAATTataatcaataaaaatggGTCTGTTCGATCAAGTGAAGAAATTTGCCTCAGgcaacaataacaacaatgacaacaacaacaatggCAATGACAATTccaacaataacaatgacAATTCCAATAGTAACAATGATGACTTTGTTACAAAGGCAGAAAATTATGTTGGACAAGACAAAGTAGAtcaattcaaaaacaaaattggtgaagaaaatttcaatacttTAGAATCAAAGGTTCGTGAGCAATTCTCAAAGACTTCCTTGAACGATAAGAACGATTCGTATGGATCTTCTAACAATAACGGCTCTTATGGTAACAGCAACgataacaacaacaacaatgaTGCTTATGGATCATCTAACAATAATTCTTATGGAAATGACAACAGTGATTCTTACGGCTCCTCTAACAATACCGATGCTTATGATTCTTCTAATAAACAATCTTCTTACGGTAACGACAACGATGATTCATATGGCTCATCTAACAAGAAGTCCTCTTACGGTAATGACAACGATGATTCATATGGTTCTTCTAACAAGCAATCATCCTACGGTAACGACAACGATGATTCATATGGTTCTTCCAACAAGCAATCATCCTACGGTGACGACAATGATGATTCATATGGTTCTTCAAACAAGAAATCGTCATATGGCGATGATTCATATGGATCTTCCAACAAGCAATCATCCTACGGTAACGACAACGATGATTCATATGGCTCATCTAACAAGAAGTCCTCTTACGGTAATGACAACGATGATTCATATGGTTCTTCTCACAAGCAATCATCCTACGGTAACGACAATGATGATTCATATGGTTCTTCAAACAAGAAATCGTCATATGGCGATGATTCATATGGATCTTCTAACAAGCAATCATCCTACGGTAACGACAACGATGATTCATATGGCTCATCTAACAAGAAGTCCTCTTACGGTAATGACGACGATGATTCATATGGTTCTTCCAACAAGCAATCATCCTACGGTAACGACAACGATGATTCATATGGCTCATCTAACAAGAAGTCCTCTTACGGTAATGACAACGATGATTCATATGGTTCTTCCAACAAGCAATCATCCTACGGTGACGACAATGACGATTCATATGGGTCATCTAACAGTAACACTTATGGAAACAATAACGATGATTCCTACGGTACAGACAGAAACAGTTATGGAAACTCTAATCAAAATTCTTATAGTAATGACAATAATGATTCATATGGAAGAGGAAATGGAAATAGCGGTAACAATTCCtcttataataatgactATTAAACGGAGTTATATAGAAAAAGTGAAGACTCACAtcttttggaatatttCAAGCCTTATAAAAGTATAAACAGTAAGTAACGATCATATatagaaagaaagataaaCGAGAAAGCTATAGTAAAGTCCTGATCATTTAATTGTCCACTATAGTGTATATACGTAACTAAAAAAACTGTATCTTGATTATAtcaatagaaaaaaaagaaaaccaTTTATTTGTTTGCGAAATCATCTTTGTATTCACCCATCTTTTTTTGACCAGATCcctttaatttatcataaGATTCCGCATAGtcatctttcttttcctgaccagattttttcatttcatccTTCTTGTCACCACtcatcatattcttcattcCTTCAGAAGCGGCATTGAACTTACCTTCAGCCATATCTTTGGCTTGTTTGTACATTTCAGAAACGTTTGTATTTTTGTCACTCATTCTTGCGATATATTATAGATAATTTCTTTGTATTTGATGAGAATTGGTCAAGTCGGACCTTCAATATTTACCAACAAGTAACGGTATATACATTTTGTTCGATTTTTACAGGCCTTTATATGTACTAGAATTTCGTCAAGATTATTGGTAGAACAGAATTCCAGATAGGGAGGGACTAGAGATACCATATCGTTTAGGAGATGAGATGAGCAGATTAGATCAGATCAGATCAGAGCAGAGCATGCTTCCATCCTTACATATGGTCCAGTACTCCTCATTAAGCTCATCAAACAAATGTAAAATACCATATACATCCATCAATCTAGCTTATTTAATTACTAACGACGTCCCCTTTACCTTTTATGTCTGGGGTGTTTTGATTCATGGATGGTACAGTATTGTTTCTATCAGCCTTCAGTGTCGTCTCGTTACTTTCTTTGTGTTTTTTGTGTGACGTCTTTTGAAAACGCCCTTCGTTCTTAAGGGATATTTTGGGCCAGCCGGCCACGAGGAGTTCCcctttcctttcctttcctttcctttcctttcGTCTACTTTATGTTAATTTACTTAATCCCAAAAGAGGAGAGTGAATGAATAACCTTATTCCATTATACTGTGCTATGATATGCTATGATATGCTATTCCTCTCAACGTGTTATACGTAGGTCATACCTATCCTTGCCTTATTATCATAATTCGTCATCAGCAGCAGACTTCTGCTCTAATACATTGACGATGCCCTTATGGCTGGTTCCTTCTACATCTATACgtagatgatgatgatagaCGATGGATGCTAATTGGGAAGAGGGGAATCTCAGTCTGTACGAAAATGTTTATTAGTAGTAAGTGTCTCCTGCTCCTCAAATATGACGTATTTTATGTGGACCTTGAATCTGTTTTACGTAAATCAAATTACACTCTTTAAAGCACACAATCAAGGTTGCTTATGCAACTTAGCCATATTTCTCCTCTTTTCAACACCTTGAGTAATCCCTCAAAGGGAAGTCCTAACACGCATGCCcaaatttatataataaggAGTATGGTTCATTACTTACCTTAGTAAATTCACTATGATGTGGTCATGGCttgtttttatatatatttaatctTGGGAATACCAAACATATATACTTGATCACAAATAAACTAATTAATTAATCAACCAATATTGCTCAAGTTGAACTAATCtatatacaaaaaaaacaaagaatataaaacaAAGAATGGCCAATTTAAGAAGTAGAACAACGGGAAAAGGACAAGAAATTAGTAACGATACTGAAAATTCTGGCCGTTTCCATGACCAAGAAATGTTATTGAAACAACCAGGAATGGCAAAAAGAATGGGTACAGGTATGACTTACATCGATAATAGAGTCATGTGTGGTGGAATAAGATCAGAAGCTGGTGCTTATTTGGAAACTAAAGTTCCTGGTCCTAATATCGATACTAGTAGACCAAAGGCTGGAAGAGGTGTCATGAACGATTGGGAATCGTAAAGAGTAATAGGTTGTgaaacaataatatctactcgaaaaacaacaacaaatattcAACACTGTTCTACATACTCAAAAacattattcaaatattcacataatatatatatatatatatacataattaaaaatacaTACTGAAGTTATGCATTCTCTGGAAGTAATCATCTCTTCTACCTTTAGGGATCAATTGATTAAACTTTATTACCGTCGTCGAAGAGATGCGCGAGTTTCGAAGAGAGATGGAACAGAGTCATTAATGACATTTAGTCTATAACTACATCTACATTTATATCTTCTAAAATATACAACGAACAAACGTCTCTGACCCAAGCGGGAAAACACtttatattgaaagaataaCCGAAAAAGGAAGGATTGATAAAAAGTTATATTATACACTGTTGTATTAAAATACAGAAATAGTGTGCGCACTTCTCTTAATTTATACTTTGCAAAACAAAAGAGAGAGAAAGTACAATTACAATAATGGAAGATCGAGATCCGGTAACCAAGATATCTTTcttattgaataatattaataacaacaacaatactaataataacaataatggAAATACTGATATAAAGAGTAATATCTCATCTGCTTCTACAAGTCCTGATTTAACTGCAAGAATTGAATCAACCACTCCAGATACTACCATACGAACGAATATTAGTACTTCTTTGCCGACCAACAgtactactactactagTACTACTACTAgtactactactactactactaccaataataataatactgatAGTAATGCTATGGAACAATTGGAACCATCCTCGATACCACTACCTAAGCCAGCAAATGGGAAGAAAAACTCAAAAAATGCTGATTCAGCCACTTCTTCCTCTTCGTACCATAGTGCTTCACGTTACTTGTATACTCAACCAAAATCGAGGTCATCAATACCATTCGATCCAATACAATTGGAAATAAGACAACTGATAAACCAAAATCATGATTCCCCAGTAAGAATCTTCCATGAACAATCAAAACTATCATACcatttaaatgataatatttctatcCCAGAATTCATAGTAAATAATAGTGATGATATCCCAAACCCTATTAAATTTTATGAATCTGTCAAAGATCTTGGTGCAAAATATGGTGCAGTTAaactaaaaatattaaatatgaataaaCTCAATACTACTATCactaatatcaataatttgaataCTCATAATCATGACACAACAGTAAACGATATGATGGATTCTattaatttggaattgaattttgaacaattttGGTTCAAAACAAGAAGACAATATTCAcataattttaatgatttagaattggaattttattcgaaacttttcaaattccataaacaaaaatatatggaaTCTGCATCATCTAcgattaataataataacaagaattataataatggatcTTTGAAAATACCAAGTATTGATAAAAGAGTTCTTGATTTATATCATTTCTGGAATTGCGTTCAATTAAGAGGTGGATTCGATGCAGTATgtcaaagaaaattttggGCACAAATTGGTAGAGAATTAGGTTATTCAGGGAAAATTATGAGTTCATTATCAACTTCATTGAGAGCTGCTTATGTCAAAGTTCTTCTAGATTTCGAAAAGGATCAAGTAGAGGTTAAAATGGAAATACAATCATCACAATCATCACAAGCGAATGTTGATAGTAAAGACGAACATGTTGATAAAAAACAGAAATTAAATACATCGGAAACTGAAGACGGGTTTTACAAAGTTAATGTTTCACGGAGAAATTATACAAGAATAAGGGACATTAAaactttaaagaatttacCAATCCATTTCGATTCAGTCACTGAGGAAAAACCAATCattacaaaatcaaataataaactatTACCCACATACgattttaaattttggaattctGGAATGGAAACTTACGACAAAAATCCATTTGAGTTAAAAACATCATCAATTTATAATATCAAACAATATTATGAAAAGAGTCAAATCATCTTAGAGAAAATTAAAGCCAAATATGCAATGGATTTCCCTGAGGTTCTTTCAGCACAAAGTAAAGTATTACAGcaagattttgaaaaattatatttccacttcttatcatcaaataatcCAGATATAGAAATTGAAACCGGTTTAGAATTAGATTTTACAATTCATAAAAACCCGTTGACAGCTACGTCCCTAAATAAACTCGATCCAAACAAATTGATCAATCCATGGAGATTGGAAAACATTCCATTATCTGAAGATTCTTTATTGAATcatattgatattgatatgGGGAATTACACTAGATCCAACTATGAAGTGGGTATGTTTTTCTCAATCGCAGGTTGGTCAACAAACGATTTATTTTTACCCTCGATAGATTATAATCATCTGGGTTCCTCCAAATTATGGTATATTATACCTCACCATTCCATGGAAAAGTTTCAAagtttaattaataatttagcACAAAATGAtacaaaaaagaaagaagcTGAGAGAACCATGAAAGGGcaattagatgatgattttatGCAGTCAGAATTTTATAAGTCATATCTAGAAACAACAAACGCAAACACATCACCAGAAGACCTTGAAAAGAACTTTCCCACCACGAAAATCGCTAAATTAGCGAATTTAACTGGGAAGTACCCCACAATTAATTATCAATTCACACCTGACTTTCTGAGAGCAAATGATATAGAAGTTCATACAATA harbors:
- the DDR48 gene encoding DNA damage-responsive protein 48 (similar to Saccharomyces cerevisiae DDR48 (YMR173W); ancestral locus Anc_6.244); translation: MGLFDQVKKFASGNNNNNDNNNNGNDNSNNNNDNSNSNNDDFVTKAENYVGQDKVDQFKNKIGEENFNTLESKVREQFSKTSLNDKNDSYGSSNNNGSYGNSNDNNNNNDAYGSSNNNSYGNDNSDSYGSSNNTDAYDSSNKQSSYGNDNDDSYGSSNKKSSYGNDNDDSYGSSNKQSSYGNDNDDSYGSSNKQSSYGDDNDDSYGSSNKKSSYGDDSYGSSNKQSSYGNDNDDSYGSSNKKSSYGNDNDDSYGSSHKQSSYGNDNDDSYGSSNKKSSYGDDSYGSSNKQSSYGNDNDDSYGSSNKKSSYGNDDDDSYGSSNKQSSYGNDNDDSYGSSNKKSSYGNDNDDSYGSSNKQSSYGDDNDDSYGSSNSNTYGNNNDDSYGTDRNSYGNSNQNSYSNDNNDSYGRGNGNSGNNSSYNNDY